GGTCGGCTCCGACATCACCGAAGTCCGCAAGACCCAGGAGCGCCTGACCAATCTGGCCAATATGGACGTGCTCTCCGGCCTGCCCAATCGCGGCCGGGTCCGGCAGCTGCTCGGCGAGGCGCTGTCCTCGGCGACCTCGGGCAACGTGCCGTGCGCGATCATGTTTCTCGATCTCGACGGGTTCAAGCCGGTCAACGACACGTTCGGCCATCCCAAGGGCGACGCAGTGCTCAAGAACGTGTCGCAGCGCCTGGTCAAGGAGGTCGGCGAGCTCGGCCACGTCGGCCGCATGGGCGGTGACGAATTCGCCATCGTCATCCGCGACGCCCAGAGCCGCAAGAAGGTCGAGGACCTCGCCCGCCGGATCATCCAGGCGGTCGCCGAACCCTATCAGATCGAGAAGGTCGAAATCCGCATCGGAGTCTCGATCGGCTGTGCGTTCGGCCCGATCGACGGCCAGACCGTGGACGATCTCATCCAGAAGGCCGATCTGGCGCTCTACCAGGCAAAGGCACAGGGACGGGGAACCTGCTGCTATTTCTCCGCCGACATGCAGAACGAGGCCGAGGATCGCCTCCGGCTCGAGCAGGACCTGCGCCAGGCACTGTCGCTCAAGCAGTTCCGGCTCGATTACCAGCCGCTGGTCAACGCCGCCGATCAGAGCCTGATCGGTTTCGAGGCGCTGATCCGCTGGCACCACCCGACCCGCGGCATGGTCTCCCCGGCGGATTTCATTCCGCTCGCGGAGGAAACCGGGCTGATCATGCACCTCGGCGACTGGGTAATCGAGGAAGCGTGCCGCGCCGCCGCGGTGTGGCCCGATTATATCAGCGTCGCACTCAACCTATCCGCTCGTCAGCTGATCCTGCCGGCGCTTCCCAATACGGTCAGCGAAGCGCTGTCGCGCTACAAGCTGAAGCCGAACCGGCTGGAGCTCGAAGTCACCGAAAGCGTGTTCCTCGGCGATTCCGAAGGGTCGCTCGACGTACTGAAGCGGCTGCGCGCGCTCGGCGTCGGCATCGCGCTCGACGATTTCGGCACCGGCTATTCCTCGCTCGGCTATCTCAACAAGGCGGTGTTCCACAAACTGAAGATCGACGGCAGCTTCGTCCGCGAAGCCGGCAACAATCGCGAGACAGTGGCGATCATCCAGTCGATCGTCAGCCTGGCCAAGAGTTTCCGGATGAGCGTCACCGCCGAGGGCGTCGAAACCGCCGACGATTTCACCCGCATGCGCGATCTCGGCGTCAACCAGATCCAGGGCTATCTGTTCGGGCGGCCGATGAGCTTCGAGCGCGCCACCGATCTCGTCCACGGCATCCAGTCGAAGATGACGGCCTGATCGTTCGGCGTTAGGCTGCGGCGATGCGCGTCAGCCTGATCCTCCTCTGCTTGTCCGTCGCCGGCTGTGGCCGGGACGAGCCGGCACCGCCCGTCGAGTCCAATCGCACGGCGGCTGTGCCGGCGTCGAACGTCCCGCGCGGCGAGACGAGGCCCACACCGGCGGAAAGCCGGACGGACGAAAGCGCGGGCCGGGACGCCGCTGCAGTGCTTCGCCGCTATTACGATCATATCGAGGGTGGCCGTTACAGGGACGCCTGGGCGATGCGCAGCGAGAGCGACGAAGGCTATGACCGCTTCGAGCGCAATTTCGCTGGCTATGACCGCTACAAGGTGTCGCTCGGCCCGGCGACACGGCCGGTCGAAGCGGGCGGCTGGGCCTATGTCGAGGTGCCGATCCAGATCTTCGGCACGATGAAGGGCGGCAAGGGATTCGGCAGCGTCGGCAACGTCACCATGCGCAAAGCGGTGAAGGTCCCCGACGCGACCCCGCGCCAGCGCCGCTGGCACATCTATACGGGCTGAGGCTCCGCTTTTCGATGGACACTTTACCAATCCAGGATGTTATGTAATCACATAACAATCTTGAGGAGGAGAGAGGCCATGACCTATCGCTACACGATGCATCGTCGTCCGGTCTATGCGACGATCAAGGATGCCCCGATCAGCGATCTCAACACCACGCCGCTGATCGACGTCATGCTCGTGCTCCTCATCATGTTCATCATCACCATCCCGATCACGACCCACAGCGTGAAGTTGAACCTGCCCACGGTCCCCGAAACCCTGGCGGCCCCACCCGAAACCCACCGCCTCGACATGGACGGGCGCGGCGGGCTTACGTTCGACGGCAAGCCGATCAGCGAGGCCGCGCTCACGCCCAGGCTGGTTGCGATGCGCACCGGGAACCCGGAGGCGGTGCTGCACTTTCGTACCGACGGCAAAGCGCGCTATGAGGATTTCGATCGGACGCTGGCCGTGGTGAAGCGCGCCGGGATCGAACGGCTCGGCTTCCTCGGCAACGAGGGCTTCGTCGACGCGCTTCAGCGCTGACCGTGAATAGGGCGCCGCGCATCGACGCGGGGCGCCCCGGGCCGAGGAGTAGGTGATGATGAAGAAGATGGTTTCGCTGCTGGTCCTGTCCCTGCTTGCTGCAGGCTGCGAGGACGGCGCTCCCGAGCGGACGACGACCTCGGTTCAGGCGGCCAACACTGTTTCCGATCAGCTCAAGGGCATGTCCGAGCTGTATCGCAATCTCGGCCTTCGCCGCGCGATCATGGACACCGGCAATCGCTGCAAGAAGGTCGATCGCGGCGGCTATCAGGAGCAATATAAGACGATGGCGCTGTGGACGGCGCATTGCACGGACACCGGCGATTGGGCGATCTTCATCGCACCCAATGCCGACATTCAGGTTCGCCAATGCCGTCACATGGCGGAACTCAAGCTGCCGGCGTGCCGCCCGATTGCCGCTCCGGCGGCGGAAGCGAAGCCGGCGCCGAAAGCCTGATCGCGCGAGAGCCTTCGACGCCAACGGAACCCCGCCGCGGAAGGGGGTTACCGCGGCGGGGCCATTGAAGGGCCAGGTGAAAAGGGGGATACCCGGCCCCTTGGCCACCAGGGAGAGTGTGGCCAAGCATTATTTGGTACTAAGTTACGGATTTTAAAGACCCTTTCCCGTCTCTTCACAGCTTTTCGGCGGCCTCGGGCCGGCGCCGGAACCGGGCGCGGCCGGGGCCGTTCCGACCTTCATCCATTGAAGGAGGAACAGCATGGCAGACGAAAAGGCCGGAACGTCGGCGGACCAGGCGCGCCCGCCCGAAGTCGGCAGCGCGTCTCGCCCCTCCGCCGGCCAGGCGACTGCCGGAACCGATCCGCTCCGCCCGGACCAGGAAGGAGCGGACCATGTCGGCAAGGGGCCGCTCGGCGGCAGCGGCGGCAGCGGCGATTATGATGCCGGCGCTGGTGGTGCGGGGCAGGATCTCTCGGGCACGCACGAGGGCGGGGGCGCTGTTCTGCCTGGAAAGGGCCAGCCAGGCGACGACGACAAATACCGGCCGAGCGGCGGCCGCGGCGCGACCGCCGGCGGCTCGGATGGTGGCGTCGAGGGCGGCCCGGGCGGCGCCGCACCGGATGCGTCCGACAATTCGAACCGGTGACGCTCGGCGCCCGCGGCCGCCGGCTCAGCCGAGCGCGCGCGGACCGAAGGTGAGGTCGAGCTCGCTCCAGCCCCCCTCGTGCAGCTCGCTCGGCAGCGTCACTGGCGCGCAACGTATTACCGCCAGCGTGGCGGCTTCCGCCATCCGCCCCGCGAAGGGCTGATTGGCCGGAGTAACGCCGAATTGAGCAACGAGGGTCGGCAGGCCGATCAACGTTCCATCGGCGGCGTAGCGGACATGCAATTTGGTGACGATCGCGCGCGCAACCGATCCGATCCGGGGCGCCCTGTAGCAGCGGCGAACCTGGCGTGCGGCGGCCGCGATCGCCTCGGCGACCGCCTCAGGATCCGGAGCGATCCGCGCAGCGGCAGGCGGCGGCGGGGCGGGCGCGCTGCAGGCGGCGCATCCGAACACCAGCCCTGCCAGCAGGGCGGCCGCACGGCGCCGCATATTCGGACAGCCCCGCATCGAGAGGTCTCCGTGATTCGTTCCCGGTAACGCCGTCTTCGGGCGCGCCATCAGCCTACGCCCGGCGGCTGCCCGTCTCCAGCCTCGAAGATGCAGTCAGCCGGTGATCTTCGAACCGAGCGGACGGGTCGCCGGACCGTGGATCACGCGGCCCGAAAGCTCGAAGCGCGATCCATGGCATGGGCAGTCCCACGTCCGGTCGGTCTCGTTCCAGCCGACCAGGCAGCCCATGTGGGTGCAGACCGCCGACACCGCGTGCACGGTCCCGGTTTCGTCCTTGAACGCGGCGACATTGTCGCCGTCGATCTTCATCACCGCGGCCTGGCCCGGCGCGAGCGCTTCGAAGCTCTTCGGCTTGGACGCGAGATAGCCGCCGACCAGATGCGCGGCGACACTCAGATTCTCCTTCACGAACTCGCCGCCGCCCGCCATCGGCTTGACCCGTGTCGCGTCGAAGATGTCGAGCCAGGCATGCCCGTCCTTGCCGGTCGCGAGATCGGCGAGGATCATCGCCGCCGCGGTACCGTTCGAAATGCCCCAGGCATCGAAGCCGGTGGCGACCAGATAGCCGTCCTTCGCGGATGACGACCAGCCGATGAACGGCGCACTGTCCATCGGGGTATAATCCTCGTTGACCCAGCGATAGGCGGCAGGTCCGGCATCGAAATTCTCGAGCCAGTGCTCCAGGTCAGCGAAGTTCTGCCGTTCCTCGTCGGTATGCCCCGGCTTGAACGATTGGCCGGCGGCGATCGCGTAAGTGGTGCCATCGGGTGCGCGGTGGGCGCGTATCGAATGGCTCGGCTGCTCGGCATTGATGTACATGCCCGGCGGCACATGCCGGATCGGTGCGACGATCACCGGCTCGGCCTTGGGATAGGCCATCGCATAATAGCCGCCGACCTGCCCCAGCGGCAGGTGGGTCGCCATCACCACGACCCCGGCGGTGACGGTGCCGGTGTCGGTCACCACCCGGGTGGGCTCCCAGTCGACCGCGCGGCTGTTCTCGAAGACGTGGCTGCCGTTACCCGGCAGGGTCTCGGCGAGCCCTGCGACATAGCGGGTCGGATGGAATTGCGCCTGGCCGTCGAAGCGCACCGCTGCGAGCACCTCATAGGGCAGGCCGATGTCGCCGCGGACCAGGGTGGCGGGCAGGCCGAGTCGGCGCGCGACCTCGACCTCTTTCTCGATCTCGGCGACGTGCTTCTCGTCGCGTGTGTAGCAGAATGCCGGCATCTCCTCGATGTCGGCCGAGACTCCATGGGCGGCGGCAAGACGCGACATTTCGCGGATCGCGGCCTCCTGCGCCTCGGCATACAGGCGAGCCCGGTCCTCGCCGAACTTGCGCTCGAGCGTCTGGTAGATGATCGCGTGCTGCGATGTCATCTTCGCTGTCGACTTGCCGGTCACTTCCCGGCCCACGCGCCGCGCCTCGACCACCGCCACGGTCTTGCCCATGTCCTTGAGCAAGCGTGCCGTGGTGATCCCGACGATGCCGCCGCCGATGATCGCCACGTCAACGTGCACCTCCCCGGCAAGCTGCGGAAATCGGGTCGGTGCCGCAGTCGCGTTCCAATAGGAATTGTCGTCGTCGCCGCTTGCCATGATCGCCTCCGCTCAGGTTCGACAGGGTAAATGCGGGCGGTGCTCGGCTGTTCCCGATCCGAAAAAACGCCGCCTTGGCAAAGCCATGGGCGTCAGTGTAACCGTCCTGCACCAATGATGCCGAGGTTCTCCCCACCATGCGATTTGCCGCTGCCTTGCTGCTTGCCAGCGTGTCTCTGCCTGCGATGAACGACGCCGCTCCTGCCGCCGCCGCGCAGCCGGCCGCCGCGACTCCGCTCGCCTACCCCCCGACCGAGCGCCTTCCGGTCGTCGACACGCAATTCGGCATGCAGGTCGCCGATCCCTATCGCTGGCTGGAAGACGATGTCCGGGTGAACCCGAAGGTCAAGCAGTGGGTTGCCGACGAAAATTCTGTCACCGACGCCTATCTGTCGACCTTGCCGGGTCGCGCCGCCTTCACCAAGCGGATGACCGAGCTCTTCTCCTACGAGCGTTTCGGCATCCCCAGGAAGAAGGGCGGCAACTACTTCTACAGCCGCAACACCGGGCTCCAGAACCAGAATGTGCTGTATGTGCGCGATGGGCTGAACGGCACACCGCGGATGTTGATCGATCCGAACACCTGGTCGGCCGACGGCGCGACCGCGCTCGCCGAATGGTCCCCCTCCGAGGACGGCAAGCACCTGCTCTATTCGATCCAGGAGGGCGGCACCGACTGGCGGGTGGTCAAGGTGCTCGACGTCGCCAGCGGCAAGGTGCTGCCGGACGAGGTCCGCTGGGTGAAGTTCGCCAATCTGGATTGGGCGAAAGATGGCTCGGGCTTCTTCTATTCGCGCTTCCCCGAGCCGAAGGCCGACCAGCAATTCCAGTCGCTGAACGAGAAGCAGGCGGTCTACTTCCACAAGCTCGGAACCCCGCAGGCGCAGGACCGGCTGGTCTTCGCGCAGCCGGACCGTCCGAAGCTGTCCAACGTCGTTGAAGTGTCGGAAGACGGCAAATGGCTCATCGTCACCTCTTCGGAAGGAACCGACGAGCGGTACGAGATCACCCTGATCGACCTCGCCAGGCCGAACGTGCAGCCGCGCCGCTTCGTCACCGGTCTGGAGAATGCCTGGAGCTATGTCGGCAACGTCGGCGACACCTTCTACTGGGTGACGAACAAGGGTGCGCCGCGGCTCAAGGTCGTCGCCACCGACATCAACCGACCGGTGGCCGAAGCCCGCGATGTCGTGCCGGAGGATGCCGCGACGCTCGAAGGGGCGTCGTTGGTCGGCGGCCGCCTGATCCTGTCCTATCTCACCGATGCGAAGACCGAGGTCCGCAGCTTTTCGCTCGACGGCAAGCGGGTTGGAACGGTCGCTCTGCCGGGCATCGGCAGCGCCGCCGGGTTCAGCGGAGACGCGGACGATCCGGAGACCTTCTTTGCCTTCTCCAGCTACAATTATCCGACGACCATCTACCGCTACGATGTCGCAAGCGGACGGGCGACGCCCTGGGCGCAGCCAAAGGTCGCCTTCGATCCCGCCGATTTCACCGTCGAGCAGCGTTTCTACCCGTCCAAGGACGGCACCAGGATCCCGCTCTTCCTCGTCTACCGCAAGGGTCTCGATCTCGCGACGCCGCGTCCGACGCTGCTGTACGGCTATGGCGGCTTCAATGCCTCGATGACGCCCGGTTTCTCGGCGACGAACCTCGCCTGGATCGAGCAGGGCGGCGTCTATGCCGTGGCCAATCTTCGCGGCGGGGGCGAATATGGCAAGGCGTGGCACGATGCCGGCCGTCTCGCCAACAAGCAGAACGTGTTCGACGATTTCATCGCGGCGGCCGAATATCT
The nucleotide sequence above comes from Sphingosinicella sp. BN140058. Encoded proteins:
- a CDS encoding bifunctional diguanylate cyclase/phosphodiesterase, which encodes MYHAPVNLDLEPQDVEPAELADDGVGTDASSQRLREAHLHNGQVLTRAHFAPFFAITANAGACLVAWAMFGSVKIETIGGWLAVVLLAYSTYWRVSVREGAVANSRSAQGRAPIRTMLEAVGLAVIWVSLPTYAFATQEHSVQVVIGGVMAAMIIAAIGLAAAPAAAFAWIASITAALCCAYYLGSSQLAPTVGLTIVGVAAVGIVGVSRLTRWSFEQLQTIAHVRTQAESVRLLLKEYEHRGVGWLWQVDAENRVVYISSRMTALLGRSANQLIGHSLPATLGGNSALGRTLLARQPFASLEMELKTRRGTRWISLAGDPIIDMGGQFQGFRGVGSDITEVRKTQERLTNLANMDVLSGLPNRGRVRQLLGEALSSATSGNVPCAIMFLDLDGFKPVNDTFGHPKGDAVLKNVSQRLVKEVGELGHVGRMGGDEFAIVIRDAQSRKKVEDLARRIIQAVAEPYQIEKVEIRIGVSIGCAFGPIDGQTVDDLIQKADLALYQAKAQGRGTCCYFSADMQNEAEDRLRLEQDLRQALSLKQFRLDYQPLVNAADQSLIGFEALIRWHHPTRGMVSPADFIPLAEETGLIMHLGDWVIEEACRAAAVWPDYISVALNLSARQLILPALPNTVSEALSRYKLKPNRLELEVTESVFLGDSEGSLDVLKRLRALGVGIALDDFGTGYSSLGYLNKAVFHKLKIDGSFVREAGNNRETVAIIQSIVSLAKSFRMSVTAEGVETADDFTRMRDLGVNQIQGYLFGRPMSFERATDLVHGIQSKMTA
- a CDS encoding biopolymer transporter ExbD, whose amino-acid sequence is MTYRYTMHRRPVYATIKDAPISDLNTTPLIDVMLVLLIMFIITIPITTHSVKLNLPTVPETLAAPPETHRLDMDGRGGLTFDGKPISEAALTPRLVAMRTGNPEAVLHFRTDGKARYEDFDRTLAVVKRAGIERLGFLGNEGFVDALQR
- a CDS encoding FAD-dependent oxidoreductase, coding for MASGDDDNSYWNATAAPTRFPQLAGEVHVDVAIIGGGIVGITTARLLKDMGKTVAVVEARRVGREVTGKSTAKMTSQHAIIYQTLERKFGEDRARLYAEAQEAAIREMSRLAAAHGVSADIEEMPAFCYTRDEKHVAEIEKEVEVARRLGLPATLVRGDIGLPYEVLAAVRFDGQAQFHPTRYVAGLAETLPGNGSHVFENSRAVDWEPTRVVTDTGTVTAGVVVMATHLPLGQVGGYYAMAYPKAEPVIVAPIRHVPPGMYINAEQPSHSIRAHRAPDGTTYAIAAGQSFKPGHTDEERQNFADLEHWLENFDAGPAAYRWVNEDYTPMDSAPFIGWSSSAKDGYLVATGFDAWGISNGTAAAMILADLATGKDGHAWLDIFDATRVKPMAGGGEFVKENLSVAAHLVGGYLASKPKSFEALAPGQAAVMKIDGDNVAAFKDETGTVHAVSAVCTHMGCLVGWNETDRTWDCPCHGSRFELSGRVIHGPATRPLGSKITG
- a CDS encoding prolyl oligopeptidase family protein, which gives rise to MNDAAPAAAAQPAAATPLAYPPTERLPVVDTQFGMQVADPYRWLEDDVRVNPKVKQWVADENSVTDAYLSTLPGRAAFTKRMTELFSYERFGIPRKKGGNYFYSRNTGLQNQNVLYVRDGLNGTPRMLIDPNTWSADGATALAEWSPSEDGKHLLYSIQEGGTDWRVVKVLDVASGKVLPDEVRWVKFANLDWAKDGSGFFYSRFPEPKADQQFQSLNEKQAVYFHKLGTPQAQDRLVFAQPDRPKLSNVVEVSEDGKWLIVTSSEGTDERYEITLIDLARPNVQPRRFVTGLENAWSYVGNVGDTFYWVTNKGAPRLKVVATDINRPVAEARDVVPEDAATLEGASLVGGRLILSYLTDAKTEVRSFSLDGKRVGTVALPGIGSAAGFSGDADDPETFFAFSSYNYPTTIYRYDVASGRATPWAQPKVAFDPADFTVEQRFYPSKDGTRIPLFLVYRKGLDLATPRPTLLYGYGGFNASMTPGFSATNLAWIEQGGVYAVANLRGGGEYGKAWHDAGRLANKQNVFDDFIAAAEYLIDRKITSNKQLAIYGRSNGGLLIGAVVNQRPDLFAAALPAVGVMDMLRFDRWTAGRYWVDDYGYPAKEADFRTLRAYSPYHNIRSGVTYPAVLATTADTDDRVVPGHSFKYAAALQAADTGSAPKLIRIETRAGHGSGKPTEKIIEEYADMWAFIAAHTGMNVTAAPGR